The genomic stretch GCGCCGTGGACGTGGGTGTCCGTGCCCAGTTCGCGCAGCAGGGCCTCGCCCACCAGTTCGTCCATGGGGATGAAGCGGCCCAGCGACGGGCGCCAGGCCTGGACCTGCGCGTTGGCGATGTCGAACCACCAGCCGTGCAGCCGCAGCGTGCCCGCGTCGAGACGCGCCTTCACCCACGGATAGCTGGAGATGTGCTCCATCTGCAGCAGCACGTTGTTCTGGGACAGGCGGTCGTAATCCGACAGGCCCTCCCCCAGCTTCGGGTTCGTCTCCATCCGCTGGAGCGCGGCCTTGCCGTGCTCGAGCCAGCCATTGAGGTTCGGGTTCTCAAGACCCACGCCGCCAGCGAGGACGGCCTTCATCGCGCCGCAGCTCGAGTGGCCGCACACGACGATGTCCTCCACCGGCAGGTTGCGGAGCGAGAACTCCAGCGCGGCCGCCTCGGACTGGTCTCCCGTGGACTGCCCCTTCGAATCCGACGGCGGCACCATGTTGCCGACGTTGCGGACCACGAACAGGTCACCCGGGTCCGTGGACACGAGCAGGTTGGGCACCACGCGGCTGTCCGCGCAGGCGATGAAGAGGCAATCCGGCTTCTGCCCCTGCGCCAGCAACGCGAACTTCTCCCGGTAGGTGGAACGGGCGTTGAGCTGAAAATCCAACAGACCGCGGATGAGCTTCCTCATTGCGCACCTCCAGAGACAAGCGAGTTGTGGTTGGGACCGTCGATGACCTCGGGGCTGCTCGGCTTCACCGTGCCCTTGCGGCTCCAGACGTCTTCAAGCGACTCGGTGAACACCTTGCCGCCCGTCTTGCGATGCGTGTCGCACCAGCTCTCCAGGGCTTCGTGCCCGGAGTGGTCCAGCGTCTGCACGGCCAGGTCCAGCTCCACCTTGGAGCCCGACGGAACCTGCGCCAGCGCGGTGGACAGCTTGGGTACGCCGACGAACGTCAGCGCACCCGAGATTCGCACCAGATAGGACGCATGCGCCTGCTGGTGCACGTCCACCTTGACGCTGCCCAGGTGCCACAGCAGGCGCAGCACGGCGAACGCCAGACCCATGCCGATACCGGCCAGCAGGTTGACGCCCACCACGCCGGCCACCGTCACCAGGTACACGGCCAGCTCCCCGCGCTTCTGGAGCTCACGGATGTGGTGCACGTTCACCAGCTTCGCGCCGACGAAGACGAGCAGACCCGCCAGCACGGTGAGGGGAACGAGCCCCGCCACCGAGCCGAGCAAGGTGACGAACAGGAGCAGCCACACGCCGTGCAGCGTGCCCGACAGCCGCGTCTTCGCGCCGGCGGTGATGTTGGTGGCGCTGCGGACGATGACGCCGGTGATGGGCAAGCCACCCGCCAGACCCGAAATCGTGTTCGCCAGGCCCTGACCGAAGAGCTCCCGGTCCAGGTTCGCCCGGGGGCCCGTGTGCATCTTGTCCGTGGCCACCGCGCTCAAGAGCGACTCCGCGCTCGCGACCAGCGCCAGCGACAGCACCGCCGTGCCGAAGGCGACCCAGTCACCCTTGGGGAAGGTGGGCAACTGGATGCTGGAGAAGATGTTCTCCGGCAGGTCCACCCGGGCCACGTCCGCGCCCATGAAGGTCGCCGCCGCGGTGGCCCCCACCACGGCCACGAGCGGACCGGGGACCTTCTTCAACTTTCCGGGAACGAACTGCCACGCCACCATCAGGCCAATGGTCAGCAGGCCCAGCAGCGTCGCGGCGCCATGAAGGTCCGCGATCTGCCCCGGCAGCTCCTTCACGTTCTGCCACGCGCTCGACTGCGGCGCGCCGCCCATCACGATGTGGACCTGCCCCAGGACGATGAGGATGCCGATGCCGGCCATCATCCCGTGGATGACGGCGGGAGAGATGGCCAGCGCGCCGCGCGCCACCTTCAACCCACCGAGAATCATCTGCACCACGCCCGCGACGGCCACCGCCGCGCACGTCATCGCCAGGCCCATCTGCTGGATGAAGCCAAACACCATGACCGCGAGGCCGGCCGCGGGACCGCTCACCTGGAGGGGCACGCCTCCAAAGAGCCCCACCACGATGCCGCCAATCACACCCGCGATGAGCCCGCTGACGATGGGCGCGCCTGAAGCCAGCGCGATACCCATGCACAACGGCAACGCCACCAGGAACACCACCAGGGAAGCAGGCAGGTCCGTGGCCAGCGCCTTCCAGGGGGAAGCAGCGCCCTCAGGACTCTTCAAAGTCGACATCACACCTCCACACAAGTCGCCGCGACTGCCGCGTGCGCTGGTTCACGTGGAGGCCCTCCGCAAAGAGCGTGCCGTCCGCCTTTCGACAGGCTCAGAGGGAACGCAAATTGATTGCGGTTGGGAATATGAAAGCGATTTTAAGTCCCGGAGCCGGACTTAAAAATCCTTGAGGCCGCCGGCCTCAAGAATCTTGAAGCGCCCTCGCCTACTCCTCCTCGAGCCGGCGGAGGAAGGTGGGATAGGAGAGCCCCAGCACCCGGGCGGCCTCCATCCGGCGCCCATCCAAGCGGGCGAGGACATGCCGGACGTACAACCGCTCGACGTCCTGCAAGGGGCGCGGAGCCCCGGGGACGATGAACGCGTCGGGGTCCACGTCGGGCGGGCCGCTGGTGCCCTGCGGCTCCAGGGAGGCGAGCTCGAGTTCGGGGCCGGCCTCCAGCACCAGGGCCCGTTCGAGCACGTTGCGCAGCTCACGGACGTTGCCGGGGAACGGGTAGCGCTCCAGCCGGGCGCGCGCGGCGCTGGAGAAGCCCACGGGCCGGCGCCCCAGCTCTGCGCACAGCTCCGCCACCAGGGACTGCGCCAGGGGCAACAGGTCCTCGCGGCGCTCGCGCAGCGGCGGAATGTCAACCCGGAAGACGCTCAGGCGGAAGTAGAGGTCCTCGCGGAAGCGGCCCTCGGCCACCTCCTCCGTCAGGTCGCGGTTGGTGGCCGTCACCACGCGCGCGCTGCTGCTCAGCTCGGCGGTGCCGCCCAGGCGGCGGAAGGCGCCCTTGTCCAGGAAGGTGAGCAGCTTCGCCTGGAGCTGCAGCGGCAACTCGCCCACCTCGTCCAGGAAGAGCACGCCGCCCGCGGCCACCTCCACCAGGCCGCGGCGGGCGGTGCGCGCGTCAGTGAAGGCGCCGCGCTCGTGGCCGAAGAGCTCGCTCTCCACCATGGTGGCGGGCAGCGCGGCGCAGTTGACGTGGACGAACGAGCCCTGCCCGCCTTGCAGCGCGTGCAGGTGGCGCGCAATCACCTCCTTGCCCACGCCCGTCTCGCCCAGCAGCAGCACCGAGCTGCGCGGCGCCTTGGCGATGCGCTCCAACATCTGCAGCGCGGCGAGCATCTTCGGCGAGTGCGGACGCGACAGGCGCCGCCGTCCGCCCAGCTCGCTCTCCGCCAGACGCAGCCGCTCCTGGAGCTGCAGGTCCGCGGCGGCGCGGCGGGCGCGCAGCACCAGGTCATCCAGCTCCACCGGCTTGGACAGGTAGTCGCGTGCGCCCGCCTGGATGGCCTCCACCGCGCTGGCGATGTCGCCGTGCGCCGTCACCATCAACACGGGCGTGTCCGGAAGCTGGGCGCGCAGCTCCGGCAGGAAGTCGATGCCGTCCCCGTCCGGAAGGCGCCGGTCC from Myxococcus xanthus encodes the following:
- a CDS encoding SulP family inorganic anion transporter; this encodes MSTLKSPEGAASPWKALATDLPASLVVFLVALPLCMGIALASGAPIVSGLIAGVIGGIVVGLFGGVPLQVSGPAAGLAVMVFGFIQQMGLAMTCAAVAVAGVVQMILGGLKVARGALAISPAVIHGMMAGIGILIVLGQVHIVMGGAPQSSAWQNVKELPGQIADLHGAATLLGLLTIGLMVAWQFVPGKLKKVPGPLVAVVGATAAATFMGADVARVDLPENIFSSIQLPTFPKGDWVAFGTAVLSLALVASAESLLSAVATDKMHTGPRANLDRELFGQGLANTISGLAGGLPITGVIVRSATNITAGAKTRLSGTLHGVWLLLFVTLLGSVAGLVPLTVLAGLLVFVGAKLVNVHHIRELQKRGELAVYLVTVAGVVGVNLLAGIGMGLAFAVLRLLWHLGSVKVDVHQQAHASYLVRISGALTFVGVPKLSTALAQVPSGSKVELDLAVQTLDHSGHEALESWCDTHRKTGGKVFTESLEDVWSRKGTVKPSSPEVIDGPNHNSLVSGGAQ
- a CDS encoding sigma-54-dependent transcriptional regulator; translation: MSTYLLLVDDDRTFASLAASVLRHEGFRVTLAHSLHDARGAMSREAPDLVVLDRRLPDGDGIDFLPELRAQLPDTPVLMVTAHGDIASAVEAIQAGARDYLSKPVELDDLVLRARRAAADLQLQERLRLAESELGGRRRLSRPHSPKMLAALQMLERIAKAPRSSVLLLGETGVGKEVIARHLHALQGGQGSFVHVNCAALPATMVESELFGHERGAFTDARTARRGLVEVAAGGVLFLDEVGELPLQLQAKLLTFLDKGAFRRLGGTAELSSSARVVTATNRDLTEEVAEGRFREDLYFRLSVFRVDIPPLRERREDLLPLAQSLVAELCAELGRRPVGFSSAARARLERYPFPGNVRELRNVLERALVLEAGPELELASLEPQGTSGPPDVDPDAFIVPGAPRPLQDVERLYVRHVLARLDGRRMEAARVLGLSYPTFLRRLEEE
- a CDS encoding carbonic anhydrase; this translates as MRKLIRGLLDFQLNARSTYREKFALLAQGQKPDCLFIACADSRVVPNLLVSTDPGDLFVVRNVGNMVPPSDSKGQSTGDQSEAAALEFSLRNLPVEDIVVCGHSSCGAMKAVLAGGVGLENPNLNGWLEHGKAALQRMETNPKLGEGLSDYDRLSQNNVLLQMEHISSYPWVKARLDAGTLRLHGWWFDIANAQVQAWRPSLGRFIPMDELVGEALLRELGTDTHVHGAFANGNGAQRLSVAASAQ